In Paralichthys olivaceus isolate ysfri-2021 chromosome 12, ASM2471397v2, whole genome shotgun sequence, the genomic window TACACACCCCTCACACAGCCACCCTCTACTGGCTGAGTCTCTGCCGGAGTCCTGCTGGACACCGGGACACCATCAGAGGTGTGAGGTGGGTCTCTGTTACCCAGAGACAGGGGGTGAGACACGGCTGTGGACTCCAAGAAACCTCTCTTTGATGGCGTGTGTTCGTTTCTAAACATAAAGGCGTGTCCCGTCTCGGCCACGCGAGAGGTTTCCTCCACACGGCCGCAGTTTGAAAACGAGTAGCCAAAGTTTTTCTGAGGAGTGGAAATGGGCGACAGGGTCAGAGCTTGAACTTCCCTGCGGTGAAGATTGGGGTTCTCCTTGAGCTCCTCGGTCAGGCGGAAgttctcctctctgctgaagtctcctccatgtttcgCTCTGACGCTACGCGGCGGCTCCCTCGCGCACATCGCTTCTCTCTGAACTTTAGATTTAAGTTTGGCGAAAACTTTGGCGGGAGATTCAACCCGCggctgtttgtgttgcagcaaataatgaaatgaagcCATCGCGTCCGAGTTCACAGGTTATTACACATCCGACACGTATGCTAACTGCTAGCGGCTAGCCCCCGAGATTTCAAATTTTCTCACCACTGCCGCTTTTGGCTAAAACCCCGTGACGCACTTCCAACAACAACTACGTCATTTCCGCCAGTGTGAACAGTTTTTGGCCtgttatgttttatgttaagGATTTAGGTTGAAATTTGCTTTAGAAATAAacttattttttcattaattcattgAGTGATGTATGGCTTGTACAGGTTCGACACACTTTTCAATCATACAAGaataatgatgtaaaaaaaaaagtgcatttaaaacataaaacaatagaaacatatttaagaacatttataaatattattaaaaagaaaaacctaatatgataaataatcgtattaataaagaagaagaatgttCCGGTGTGACATCCTTATGAAATTAATTAATACAATTCTACATAAAAAGCAATAATATATATGATTCCTTCGTCCGTCAAACTTCATGCATccatttattgtttatttttcgCAGATCTTTTCCAGAACCACAAAATGCGCCAACACCTGTTTTCCCACATCCTTATTAATGGCATATAATTGATCTATACAGCATTAATAAATCATCTATTTACAAAttgcagagaaaataattacTTTAGCAGTGGGTGTTGAAAAATATAACCATTAATAATAATGTAGAACTCACAGGGCCTATATTCctgcttttacttttgataTCAGCATCGGGTTGTTAACACTTTTATATGCTCGTTACAATTTGAACATAAGACTTCAAAGTTGTCAAACATATCTCAAAACATACAAAAGTAGATTTGGAGCAAATACttaaagacacacactgaacctctgaAAAAGGGGACATGAATCAAAATAACAAGAATGTACACATGGCTTTATAAAACGTCTTTGCTTTGCCACTGTGCATTTTCCTCAGTGATAAACCAAATATGTATGAAAGTCATGTGTGAACCAATCAGGGTCACTGTGTTTACTACAGAGAATATAATAAACATAAGGATGATCATGTCAGTAGTGTAAGAGTTTGATGAATGTAGATTGTCCTGTTGAAAAAGGATCTGGGAATTAAAACAGGCAGCTGGTTCCTCCATGTCTAAAAAGTGTGTTTGATGTAATTAACGTTTTGACCGGCGGGAGGCAGTGATACACCTACAACACGTACTGAAGGAGtagacaaaagaagaagaagaatggtACTGCGCATGCTCAGAACTCAGTGGCTGAGAACTGTCAGGTTGGACTTAAGACGGACGTGTTAGAGGACAGTCTTAGAGGAGCGTGGACTTCAGCAGAAGAGTTTGTATTTgattgtttaatataaagttcCGACGCGGGAGATTCACAGCAGAGGGTTCGGATTATAGATTCATCTAAACAGGAagtgtagttgtgttgtttaCAAACTCCTGAGTCTGAAGTGATGCAAcatggcagctgctgctgtcaatAGGTGTTTTCTCTCCGCGCTCAGGACAAACACACGGTGTCAGAGCCGAGGACTTCGCTCTGTGGCCGGGAGGACAGTGAGCCCGACGTCCTCTGGTCCTCCATGTGACCACAggggagcagacagagacacgAGGCCGGACAGGTTCGCTCCTGGCTGggacaggaggagcagcaggttcGCTCCTCTGCTCGGGTCAGTGTCTGTGGCTCTGGGGCTGTGGGGTCTGCTggacacacaggaggaggaaacagacagaggagggcCAGTGTCCAGCTGGTTTGTGGATCACATCCTGCCATCAGCCCACTGTGCGTCCCCCTTCAAACCTGACAGCCCCCGGTACAAATACAACTTTATTGCAGATGTGGTGGAGAAGTCTAGTCCCGCTGTGGTGTACATTGAAATCGTTGGCAGGTGAGTTGTCTGAGAAGCAGGTATGAGAACATTTCTGAACATGTGTTATTCTGTGCAGAAAGAGTTcacagttattttatttattttcaagatATACAAAAATCAGAGCACAGCTTTGAAATTGATAAATGAGGGAATTTGATTATCTTAATAATACATAGAAGCCTCAGATTCATTGTTTAGCACCCTGTTTGTGGTCATGTGACTTTGTTTGTGCTCCACTAAATCACATGATAAAATATTATAGGAGGCCATTAGCTGGGTCATTCATACCTGATCTTACTGAAGCTGCCTGTTTGTTCTCTGCATTTGGAGTCAAATGCCAAAATAatgttctcctctctgtgtaGATTCACCTAAATAATGCAGTTTTGTTCCAGTCTGGATCAGATtaactgtattttctgtttttcagacaccCGTTTTCAGGAAGAGAAGTCCCAGTGTCAAATGGCTCTGGGTTCATTATCAGCAGTGATGGTCTCATTGTCACCAATGCCCACGTTGTGGCCAACAAGAGGGGCGTCTGTGTGAAGCTCAACAACGGAGAGATGTACAACGCCACCGTGCAGGACGTTGATCCAGTGGCAGACATCGCCACCATCAAAATCACGGCAAAAGTAGGCACAAGCTACAAAACATCTACTGAAGGGACTatatgtttagtttttattttactgagaCTTCATTAGCTTCCATTTTAGTGGCTGGAATGAGGTCctcacaataacacacagtcagagactgaattagaaaatgaaaagtgaaagtaaaactaGACCGGCACTTAGTAAAGTGCATACCTCTGCTGGGTAACAATCCTACATGTGATTTTCTAGTTCTTTTGCCTATTGTAAAAAtatttccattatttattttatttattggtaGTAAAACATAgtgaagaaattgaaaaaatatatcCTGCGTCTGCCCCATAGTCCGCATCcaaaccaaaattgaatggatttTTCTGGCCCAATCCCACAACCAAGTTTGGTAGAAATCAGTTTAGTAGATTTTGTTGatgctgctgacaaataaaccatcaaacaaaccagccaacaaatcaacagacacaggagagaacataaccttcttggcagAGGTGACAAAATCAAGATAAAGGTTTTACTAACTAATGGTAAACAATAAAACTTCAGAGGATTAGTAATTACACATTCAGAATACCTTCAAACTTTACTGCTTCATTTGTCAGGGACTGGGTATATTAATAACATTTCTGTAAAGTTTGCCACAGAGGCAAATTTTCTTCTGTAGTCTCTGGGCAGGCAATAAAAGTGCCTAAACATTATATGACTTTATTGTGAGATAATATTCAGACTTTGTTCTGGTGCTTTTGCGATTATTATTATCTCATTTCCTTATGAGAATAACCAAACTGTGACTGATGCATCTTTTTAAAGAACGGAAACAACATGTGAAAGCTCATGAATCGTCCTCTTTTTGACTCCCCAGTAAGTCTTGAATAAAGTCATCATCTTTATTCAGAGGCCtttttgttgatgtttattATTGGCACTGATGAAATAAGAACTGATGTCAACATCTGTATTTTGGAGCAGGACAGTCAAATGATCGATTGGATCATGTAAGTGACCCATGAGCTGTGAGGATGTCCTGTTAAACTCTGCTTTCCTCTCCCCTGTCTTGCAGAATCCTTTACCCACACTCACGCTTGGCAAATCATCTGGCGTTCGACAGGGAGAGTTCGTGGTGGCCATGGGAAGCCCGTTTGCGTTACGGAATACAATCACGTCGGGAATCGTCAGCTCAGTGCAGAGAGGCAGTAAAGAGCTGGGCCTGTCCAACTCGAACATGGACTACATACAAACAGATGCAACCATTGATGTGAGTATAAGGGATATAGATGGATCTGTATTCATTTAGTGACAGTGTGTAATTCTCTTCTGGTTTACGTATGACCCATTTCAAGAAAAAGGAATTTTTACAAACATCACGAGTAGAAAAGTGAATCAGGAACAAATGAGCGTGCTGAGTGAATTTGCTGGGACTTCTTCTCATATCATGCTCCTTTAACGTCAACTGTgactgatttgttttgcagtttgGAAATTCTGGAGGTCCCCTGATTAATCTGGTGAGTCAGTTTTCACATCCTGCAGTCGTCAGCAAACCTGTTCTGACgactgcagtgtttgtttgtaggCACAGGGATTTTCACTGTTAGATTTAATCTGTTAATGTGTTTAGATATGATCATGTGTTGATTACAAACTGTTGACTCTGATGGCTTGAGTGTGAGAATGataaaacatttggttttaaaatcacTCCCTAATAAATGTctctacttttttattttattttaagagtgGCATTATTTGACCTTGACAGCTAATTAAAATACAGGTTAATCACTTCTTATTTCAATGTATTACCTCTTCTCTTATTTAGGACGGTGAAGTCATCGGTATAAACACCATGAAGGTCACTGCAGGGATCTCCTTTGCTATTCCGTCCGATCACCTCAGAGGTTTCCTTGATAAAGCAGCAAAAAGAAAGAGTAAGAACAGACACCACATCCTCTTCTTTCGGTCCTCCATGTTCTCTGTAGCCTCCAGCTGTTCCATCGTGTtgaggatttatttttacacagtttATGTCCATCTTCTACAAGGTTCCAGGTTTGATGAGTCAGATATGAAGCGGCGATACATCGGTGTGATGATGCTGACGCTGACGCCGAAGTAAGTGCCTCATGCTCACAACTGTCCCGCAGTAAAAGTGTTGTTACATCAGAGTTAtgtctgaaaccacatttctgttttttacctTTACCTCAGTATCATTGCTGAGTTGAAGCTAAGAGACCCGTCCTTCCCTGAGGTGACACATGGCATCCTGATTCACAGAGTCATCATAGGCTCCCCAGCCAACAGGTAATCAGACAAAGCTTCTGTGTGAGTGGAGGAGTGGTGCTTCTTGTTTTTGGGCCTGAAATTCTTCTCTGATCTATCAGGGTTTTAGTGTTGAAGTTTATTTAATACACTGAAGAGCCTtaattacacacatttataactagaatgacactcagtagagaaaatacctctgccaaggcccaatatTCAAGATCCATGACctgggaaaatgaaaaaagcaaacTTGGATTTGCACTCACTGACCCATACCCAATCCTTTCAtccaagtttcgtggtaatcttTTCagttgctcacaaacaaaccaatcaatacaaatggacaggggtgacaACAGCCTCTTTGgcagatgtaaaaaacaaaaaatgcatgaatgaagtattttaatCACCTTTTGAATTTGTTGACAGTTAGACGTCAGAACGCACAACATGCAGAATTATGATTAATGTGATTTATCCTGCAAGTTTTGGAAAACTAAACATCAACAACGTATTTGTTTCAGAGCGGGCATGCTACCTGGAGATGTGGTGGTGGAGCTTAATGGAGTGAAGGTGAACACGGCGGAGGAGATCTACCAGGCCGTACGCAGCAGCGACAAAATCACCATGATGGTGCAGAGGAGAGACGAACTGCTTCGACTGCAAATGACTCCCGAGTACACAGAGTGACACTTGTTACCACTGTTTGGCCAGATTATTTGATTGTtacataaatatttcatgtttgcAAGAGAAGAAAACTGATGGTAATGTGTGACTGTTCTCCAGACTTGGAAACATTTtactgcaaatgaaaaaagactACTGATCGACTGCAGTATCACTtaaatgatttcatgttttcttgaCATGGCTGTGAACCACATAATGATTATAATGTTCATTTGTCAAATATTAACAGCTTGAATCAGGGTGAACCTGCCAGTATCTTTAGATGCAGAAACAGTCCAGTATTTAGTCTCAGGTTTTTCCTCAGCACATTGAGCAAAGCGTGATTTCTACCTCTACAAAGTTTTACTACTTACTTGGTAGAGCGTGGGcacctgtggctcaggaggtggagtGGGTCGTCACATTAACCCTGAAGGTTGATGATTTAAGCCAAAGCTCCTCTATTCTACATTCTGAGGTGCTGTTGGGCtgctgaacctttaaatcccATGTGCAATAGAAAAGCAATGAGTGTTTATAAAGACTAGAAAAAGGCTGTATTTACTCAGAAAACTAGTCAGTGTCCTTTTGTAACTTGAGTGTCTACGACCtaaagtacagtgtttgtaaagTAAGTTAATGAAACCTGAAACCATGTACTTTATTAAAGCCATTTAATTTTTGACAGCAACAAGAAGCATGAGAGACGACATTATGTCATGGAGCAATCGTCTTAAACTGACTATCATTAACTGAGCAAGTCAAACAACTCACCAATGCTATGATGACAATGATCACACAAGTAAAATTGGGAATTGCTGAGATTCCACTTGATTAAAAGACAGTTTTGAGTATGTCACGCACagtaaaaaccaaaaacatgaaGTTACTCCatgttgagagaaaaaaattatcCTCCATGATGAGAAGTAAAAAGGAAAGTTGAAgagaaaactgttttcattttgagagaACGAGTCGAAGCTGTGAAGCCACTGAGCAGATTAAAATGTCCCTGGTATAtgtacagtaacacacacttacagtaaAGTAATAAAGTGACATGTACTGGACTGCTACACAATTAAAAGTATTTATCTCAAAGACTCAGCTATTAAATGAAGATAACATTCAAACaatattttcatacatttcgACTAAGGACATCTTGGTAGGTACAAGTACTACAACATACAAGtatgggaagaaaaaaataaaattgttcAAATCCCATTAAAACTACTTTTAAAAAGACTTAATATATATTGCTggtaatatttttctttttaagaaaatataaattgtgCGACTGAAGCTTACAATACACTGCTGGCAGTAGCGCCAGGTTCTGTGATGACCTGCTGGAAAAGGGTCATCTGTCGAGGCGCTGTGTGCTGAGAGACTCCCCGGTAGAgagtaacaaacaaacaatcaaacaaaaaaaaaacgagtgGACATCTCATGATGCCTGAATCCCTTGCACCAAAACCCAGATGCTGCTATGGTGTTTGTCACGGTGGAATGCTGCGGATATCACATGATGTGCACAAACAGCAGCCAAACTAGATTCAAACTCATATAGATACTTAAATAAGGGGGGGTGGGTGAGGCAGGTATGGGTGGGGCGGGCGGGGGTCTTGGAAAGGGAGTGACGGTGTGAGGGAGATAATTGTAGTGTCCAGTCTAGTCCAGCAGTGAGCAGGCTAAGCATCGACTCAGTTTACGTGGTCCAGTGCGCGCAacagctcctccccctgcagcaGGTACTGACGGCCCTGCAGGGGGGCGTTGACCTCGCAGTCGTAGCGGGTGAGCTGCGGCAGGCTGATAAGAGAACTGGTGTCCTCTGACGTGCTGCCCAGCAGACAAGTTGTCAAGtctaacagagagaaacaaatgagTAATGAGTGTCCTGATGACTATATTTAGGCAACAGTCTCACAAAACTAGTTTATTcacctgaaggcagcaggaaaatggtggtggtggttgttttTCCGGAGGCTTTCCGCTTCTTTCCTTGCACCAATGGTTCCTCCAGCAAATTTCccttaaaaaaatcatcaagaacagATATTAAAACTCTACAAAGTCTACAGtctacaaatgtaaaatgttcctAATAACTTATGATTGGATGTTCAGAACTTACTTGTCCAATCATCTCCCTTATGTCTCCCAGTTTTCTTTTGCGCTGTGCGTTCTGAGCCGCCAGAGTTCTGAGTGAGACTTCTTGGTCCAACTGTGGAGTCCTGCAGCACACATAGTTTGTGAGGGGGGGTTGTTTGGGTCtgttttcttccttcttttatACCCATGACCCTCTTGGTGGAGGGGCAGTCTCCCATTATGCCAATACTGTTGTTGACTGGCATTTTCTTTATGTCACTTTGTGTAGCAggtgttttatatttgttgtgtgtatgtttactttattgtgaaaaagtaaaaaggTGATAATGATATAGTGTGTTGTAGAGACTT contains:
- the LOC109628063 gene encoding serine protease HTRA2, mitochondrial-like; translation: MAAAAVNRCFLSALRTNTRCQSRGLRSVAGRTVSPTSSGPPCDHRGADRDTRPDRFAPGWDRRSSRFAPLLGSVSVALGLWGLLDTQEEETDRGGPVSSWFVDHILPSAHCASPFKPDSPRYKYNFIADVVEKSSPAVVYIEIVGRHPFSGREVPVSNGSGFIISSDGLIVTNAHVVANKRGVCVKLNNGEMYNATVQDVDPVADIATIKITAKNPLPTLTLGKSSGVRQGEFVVAMGSPFALRNTITSGIVSSVQRGSKELGLSNSNMDYIQTDATIDFGNSGGPLINLDGEVIGINTMKVTAGISFAIPSDHLRGFLDKAAKRKSSRFDESDMKRRYIGVMMLTLTPNIIAELKLRDPSFPEVTHGILIHRVIIGSPANRAGMLPGDVVVELNGVKVNTAEEIYQAVRSSDKITMMVQRRDELLRLQMTPEYTE